A DNA window from Impatiens glandulifera chromosome 7, dImpGla2.1, whole genome shotgun sequence contains the following coding sequences:
- the LOC124945650 gene encoding uncharacterized protein HI_0077 — protein MENTQLEIETLVEAALLVLNTGDVNEKARISDDFAIKWLDGVITLPYVSSREYIIPDRPPRLPNVKLVQPSLMPKLGKAGSLQSRQAIVHSLVHTESWAIDLSWDIIARFGKQEAMPTEFFTDFVKVAQDESRHFRLLAERLTELGSSYGALPAHDGLWDSAIVTSKDLLARLAVEHCVHEARGLDVLPTTISRFRRAGDDRTADLLEKVIYPEEITHCAAGIKWFKYLCLRSEKMASPFSGGTVFQDVWDSETDNESDETTNEVIRKFHFTVRTYFRGPLKPPFNEAARKAAGFDPRWYEPLAVKEAASSVAASQ, from the exons ATGGAGAACACCCAACTCGAGATCGAGACGCTGGTAGAAGCTGCGTTACTGGTGTTGAACACGGGAGATGTAAATGAGAAGGCGAGAATTAGCGACGATTTCGCCATTAAATGGCTCGATGGTGTTATCACTCTTCCATACGTTTCTTCTCGAGAGTACATCATCCCCGATCGTCCCCCCAGGCTTCCCAAC GTGAAGCTTGTGCAACCAAGTCTAATGCCGAAGCTGGGTAAAGCTGGAAGCTTGCAGAGCAGACAGGCCATCGTCCATAGTCTTGTTCACACCGAGAGCTGGGCCATTGACTTATCTTGG GACATAATTGCTCGATTTGGCAAGCAAGAAGCAATGCCAACAGAGTTCTTCACTGATTTTGTGAAGGTGGCTCAAGATGAAAGTAGACACTTCAGACTGCTTGCAGAGCGGCTAACAGAATTGGGATCTTCCTATGGAGCGTTACCAGCTCATGATGGCCTCTGGGACTCGGCAATTGTTACTTCAAAAGATCTATTGGCCCGTCTAGCAGTGGAGCATTGTGTTCATGAG GCTAGAGGTTTAGATGTGCTGCCCACTACCATATCCCGATTCCGCAGAGCAGGTGATGATCGAACAGCTGATTTACTGGAAAAGGTTATATACCCAGAAGAGATAACCCACTGCGCTGCTGGAATAAAATGGTTCAAATATCTTTGCTTGAGATCTGAAAAAATGGCTTCACCTTTTAGTGGTGGTACAGTATTCCAAGATGTTTGGGATAGTGAAACCGACAATGAATCAGATGAAACGACTAATGAGGTTATCAGAAAGTTTCATTTCACCGTAAGGACATACTTTAGGGGACCACTGAAGCCACCTTTTAACGAGGCAGCAAGGAAAGCTGCAGGCTTCGACCCTCGCTGGTACGAACCTCTTGCAGTTAAAGAAGCTGCTTCTTCTGTTGCTGCATCACAATAA